A stretch of DNA from Cannabis sativa cultivar Pink pepper isolate KNU-18-1 chromosome X, ASM2916894v1, whole genome shotgun sequence:
TTTGTCGCAACACAGCCAGGCTACAAAAACACATCAAAGAAAAACTTTAGCTGTTGAAAGTTACTATTCTTAAAGTGACTGAAAGAATGAAAGAAATTACAATGACAAAGCCATATCTGATCTTaacaatacaaataatatatgtGAGAcgcaaaaatacaaattaacaAGAAAAGAAGAAATGAGAAAATTTATTACATGGAAggctataataaaatttttctttattgccaaaaaataaataaataaagtacaAACAACTTTGCAGAACTCAATTTAATGGCACCTATAATGTCTACCTACCTCCAATGCTATAGCAAATACGCCATCTTTAAACTTGGCCATCCACGACCAAAGTTCTTCAAGCCACCTCTCCACTTTACCACACCGTTGAAACTATTATAATCGTACAATAAGTATTCAACCAAGTCATAACAAATTTCAGAAAAGAACATGGGCACAAATTCATTAAAATTCCACAAAAAGCATGAATGAAAATGAATATATGAATTATGTTCTGATGAGTTGTGGACTAATGAGCAAACCTATTTCTCAAAAGATGGAAAATTTCAGCTATATTAGAAACAAGTTTGTACAAAAAAAatagtccatttttctttaATGCACATTCATTTGCGCTTCActagaaaatagagaagaaaaaattacaataatgTGGGGCTATATTTCTCCAAGTAAATTAACTTAAATTACTCCTGCATCACTCAATACGATGCAAACAACTTGAAACGCTAACATCATTTAGTTAAATGAGAGTGAACAAAAATTTGCTTAAGTTTAATATTATCATCCACAATTTATGCATAACGTTAAAAGAGAGAAATGTTTCTCAAAAAAtgggagagaaagagagagagacctGCAATGACATCTCTTGTAAAACACTAGAAAAGAAATTCGAGCCACTAATAATTGATTGTTTGGCCGCGTCATGGTGGTCATCTCTTAAAAGTGTCAAGAAAACGGGCATCAGCACAGAGCAATGCTCCATTGCCTTCAACCCAATTTCTTCCACCAACCTGCCAACCGTCAAAAAGTAATGAGTCTCATTAAGGTCCATTTACCGGCCAGCAGCATAAAACCCTATCTCACATCCTATAAACTTGTCAATTATTTAGCTTAGCTATAAAAACAAGTGTGTGTAGACATGCATCAAAACAATACCCATACATGTATTTCACAGATAACTGTAAACTATTGAACTCCCCAGCCGCCCCCTACCCCAAATTCCAAACTAAACCCCTACTGAACACACCCCCACCacctttaataataataataaacagaTAGATAagtgtttagggtttaggagCTTACTTGAGGAGCGATTTTCGGACAAGAACCTCAGGGGAGGACTGAAGCTCAACCAAATAAGGTAAAAGCTCGGCCGCAAAAGAAGGATCGAGGGACAAAAGAATATCCTTGGCCTGTCTAAGAGAAGAAAGCTTGACTGCCAAATCGCCATGGTTGTTGGCGGCAGCTAGTAGAGAAAGAGCTTGGTCTCTGGGAGGTCCGGCCATGTGGTCCGACTCCGAATGAGAATTCTGCTTGTCAAATTAGGGTTTAGGTAGATGATAAGGGATGCATAGAACAGATGAAACCGTGGAATCCTGGGCTGGGTtccttttctttctattttcaaAGTAAGGCGAGGAGAATGGAACACTAACCCAACCCAGACAGACCTGCTATGTAGGTTTTATAGGTTTTATATTAAAGAGAAGTAATATGAGGAGCTCTCCCTACTCTTATCTCTTAACGTGTCAACCtcctattacaatttttttactcaatttttgtATCCAAAaacacattaaaatatttttttgggaatttttacttattaaactttaaatgtatcaaatcatgccccttaaaCTTTTAAAGTCATTAAAAATACTCattaactattaagattgttaaatttaaggacttttgtccaattttagtaaaaaaatctaacatggatgaaagttcagagagcatgatttagtatatgtcaaagttcgagtgacatgatttggtagatatcaaagtctggagaacatggtttagtacacaaacaatcactgaaatagtaaaattgaatgaaatgagataaaagttcttaaatccaacaatctcaatagttcatgattcatttttaacaaccttaaaagtttagggggcatgatttagtacatatcaaagtttaggaagcaaaaatcctaattagcctattttttaaaaacttttttaaggtagtattcgttatagttataACATCATCtctctaaatttttaaaaacttttaAATAGTTTACAGTACCAAAAATaggtttgaagttttttgaacacgcgtaataaactgaaatatcagaaactttattttctgtactggattttttcaaaaatttacaaggaTGATATTGTAACTGTGACAAATATtactgtgaaaaaaaaaatattccgacatGTAATTTTAAGCATAAAGGTTGACTAAAAGATTATAATTTACACTTCTCTTTAACGTATATCATCAAAACTCTACtaaatttattttacattatattCTACATTAACTTCTTTTctccatattatttttttatttaagcgtttatatataaattacattGCACAACCTAAAATTTTATCctaacccccccccccccccacacACACACTCTCCCATACCCACTATAGTCACTTAAACTAGCCTTAAATGGTTTTTTCTCtatatcatttaaataataatatttttaatatatatatatatataacacataacaaaacaagaataaaatactatttatatattattaaaatattttcaaaagaataatattgcttctctatatatagaaaagtaccATTGCATATTTTATATGGCTCTTGTTGATTATAGTTATAAATTTTGTCATTCGGGATGGTAGTTATTATTTTGGAAAGAAGTTAGGGGAAATTTGGTGTCCATCTAGAAAGCTTTGTTCGGAAAGTTGTGGCCAGTCTCGATGGTCCTTTCAGATAGCTTGTCCTCCATAAAGAAAGTCTTGTCGGATAGCTTATTATGAGCTCGGAGACGTACTTCCAGATAGCTTGTTGTCTTCAACGTCCATCTGGAGTACTGTATTCATTCAGATAGTCTCGTCCGAATTGACTCTTGAAAGCGCGTTACTGAAGCTGACGTGGAATATGTTGCTGGAACAAGGGTTGTTCATCAAACTGCTCTAACTGCCCGTACCGCACCGCATTGCAAAAAAAtgtaatttgaaattttttacggTGCGATCACAGTTAGAATTTTTCTTAAACTGCATGGTGTGGTacggttttgaattgttaatatgcgatTCAAACCGTACCGCaccgcatattataaaaatatcaatttttatatttatttaggtccaatatgtgaaggCCCAGTCCaaagcccactaattattgtaatgttgaaacttaaaaaaatcatatttattttcaagccttatggtatttttgataggtattgctcaagctttgttatatttgtgatagtttaattatttggtgaTAGTCCAAATCGCAGAAACCGCACCGCATCGTATTATTTTTTACGGTGTagatttgacaattttttagtttcGCGATGTGGGTGCGgtttagaaaattggaaaactGCATGTGCATGTTAGTTTGAAAAAAGGTCAGAACctgcaccacccgcaccgcgaacagcCCTAACTGGAGCTGACTTTGAGACTTTAAAGCATCATTAATTAGCTACAATAGAATCGAAGCTAATTTTAGCAACTACACAAACCTAAATATAGTTATCGCCTTTGTAATCCATGTATATCAGATCATTGAAAGGTTGAGTAAAAAATCATGATTGTGTAAGGTTAGAGAGAAAGTCCTTACTAGAGAGAGAAAGTTCGTCTTGTAATCTCTATAACAGTATGAGAGGATTCTTGTAGCCTTGTAAACAGATATCAATAAAGATATGGTTGTTGTTGTTCCAACTGAGATGTAGAGCATTGCACATGGCTCGAACTCGTTAAACCTTGGTGTTATCTTCACTTTGATTTACTGCTTTAATTCGCTATTTGGTTATTGTAATTCTTTGATAGTATTGTTCTTAATTACGTGTTTGTTGATCCAGTATACTTGCATCGTAAGTCATTGATTGGTTCACAacaaactggtatcagagcaaggttCATAATCATGGTTGCCGCCAAATACGATATGGAAAAGTTTAATAGTTCAAATGATTTGGATTGTGGAGAATGAAGATGAAGGCCATGTTGTTTCACCAATGATTGTATGAGGTTCTATTTGGAGAAAATTCTCTTCCTAATTGTATGTTTGAGAATGACAAGAAAAAGATTCTTGCAAAGGCTCACAATGCGATCATATTGAATTTTTGGAGATAAGGTTCTAAGGAAGATCTGTTAGTTTTATGGTACTAAATCAGGTACGcagtaaaataaatttttttgattaTCATCATACCATATCCCAAAGATCACCATATGTACATACATTAAATTTGAAAGTAAAATagatgaaaaaataatttaccTCTCGAAGCCTATCAGGGTATCCTTGAGTATTTTCGTATGTTGTATCCTTGGAATGGTGACGTCAAACTCACACCTTGATCTTTCAAATCTTCCACCGCACACAATGACTAGTGTGGGCTAGTAGGATAAAATGTATATGAAATTCTTGTTAGATTCTCAACACATGAGCAAGAACAATTCTATAATATTCGAGAGAAAAGTTTTAATCAGATTAATCATTTTTAGGCTTTCCAAAAGTTATGTTAAAATTCTTCTCTCTCTTAGAATTTGATTTATAcggtatatattaaataaatccaataaaatttgtattgaatgaattatttaaattcaaaatatttattaaattatatttaattatttgaataaataatataactaaattatgttatagatatatatttccTATAATCGATTGAGGGAATCTCTCAACCACTTGAGGGAATTTCTCAACTACcttgagagaatatctcaaccATCACAAATATCTATAATtacttttcaaattcaaatttaaataaatatttatcgtTTAAATTAATTGTTAGGATTTATGCTCTGAAAAGCCTATAAAGATATTTCTTGTTTATTAATAAGAGTTGAACATTTTGATATATACatgaatgttaaattattaataattaatacttattaatttatatatgaatataaaaaaaattattcatttatGAGGTTGTGACTTGTAATTGTGCGGAGAATTAAGATTACTTAGCCATGAATAAAACAGTCAGCAACATATTTATTGACGCTGAAAAGTGGCGAACACTAGGTCGCTAGATTGGCGAGATGAATAATGaatgtaaatatataatttagagAGACAAAAAATTTATAGTAGTACACTCCCCATATCGCGATGGTAATGGAGTTACGTCtactttgattttttatttctcacgagaGTGTAATTACAGAAAAAAGCTAAGTGTTTAATCTCTGGTTTTCGGAGAGAGATGCTTTGACCTTGTGAGTATTTTTTTGAATATGAAAAATGAGCTGAGAGAGCTTTCTTTTTATAGGTGATGAATGCCCACAAAATaggaagaaaataaaaattagatgtTTTTGATTGTAGATGATGATTCAACGGTGAAAATTAGCTTTTGATGGTGGTAGTCATTTTTTGGAGCCCGACGGGACTCGCTGTAGGCAACCCGGAGCTTATATTCATAACTCCCTTAAGGGTAAAATTTGGTGTGGATAGCTTCAGAATTGTGATTGAAGTGTGAGACATGACTTGATAAAACATTGAAATAGCTTCAAAATGCAAGTTGAATCGTGTTAATCATATCAATATTGAGTTTATGGTTGTTTTACTGAAGGCAATTCATGACTCAGTGCCCAGGTTGATATCGAGCGTCCAAGTTGACATCTCAGCGCCTAAGTTGACAATGACGTCAACCTAAACGTTGGGTAAATGTAGAAACATCCAAGAGATGTACTTTAAGATGCATGTTGACTCAGAATCTGGTCAACTGTCAGCGAAATCTTATTTATGATTGACAATCACCACGTGcaactaagaaaaataaatagtaaagaTGACATTGATAAGAGCCTTTTAGGCTCTAAGATTGTTGTTTTCTCCATGGTTAGAGGATGTTGTTTCTTGGTAATTGTAGTATTTTTCATCGTTTTTTGGATTATGCGGGCTTTGGAAGAAAATTGATTTTTATGAGTAAAAATTAATGGATGTGGTGTTTTTAAGACTAGGTGATGTTAGCGGATAAAATGATGCGCCAAAATGACATTTTTCTAGAATTTTGAAAGTCCACGAAGACTCGAAACTCGTGGGGTGTCGCTGCTACGAAGGTTGAAGGCTCGCCGTAGCGagcaaaaagaaaataaaataataaaaagcgCCTGGCAGGTCTTGCTCGCCGCGGCCACACAATGGCTTGTTGCGGCGAGCCATCTTGTGGTCACATCGAGGAGGCATTTACTGGGCATACAATTGAATTTGATCTTTCTTTAAAAAAGGAGATATCTCTTTTTTAGTGATATATTTTCAAGTATTACAAATAAGACTTCTAGGGTACGAATTTTAGTACCTTTTATCtatgaaattgagagagaaattcAATGAGAGAGCAAGGAAAAGACGAAGATTGTGACTTCGAGTGTTCTACATCCTAgttctttttcttctccttaAACTCTTACTATTTATTATGACTTTGATTATGATATCTAGTTCCGAGGTAGTTTCTTTTTAGTTAAGAGTTATTTCAAAACCCGAGACATGAGTTTTTAATTTCATtgatgaatgttaatttttagtttccattatatcaaattgcttctattcttctatgttcaatgtcatgattattgttttaatcttgtttagatG
This window harbors:
- the LOC115699992 gene encoding uncharacterized protein LOC115699992 isoform X3, with product MAGPPRDQALSLLAAANNHGDLAVKLSSLRQAKDILLSLDPSFAAELLPYLVELQSSPEVLVRKSLLKLVEEIGLKAMEHCSVLMPVFLTLLRDDHHDAAKQSIISGSNFFSSVLQEMSLQFQRCGKVERWLEELWSWMAKFKDGVFAIALEPGCVATKLLALKFLETYVLLFTSDSSETEAPVAEGSRRPFNISQLVCGHPVLDSYTLMSEANRTLGILLNLLQSASSLPGPLAISVVNCMLMSSLNWS
- the LOC115699992 gene encoding uncharacterized protein LOC115699992 isoform X2, yielding MAGPPRDQALSLLAAANNHGDLAVKLSSLRQAKDILLSLDPSFAAELLPYLVELQSSPEVLVRKSLLKLVEEIGLKAMEHCSVLMPVFLTLLRDDHHDAAKQSIISGSNFFSSVLQEMSLQFQRCGKVERWLEELWSWMAKFKDGVFAIALEPGCVATKLLALKFLETYVLLFTSDSSETEAPVAEGSRRPFNISQLVCGHPVLDSYTLMSEANRTLGILLNLLQSASSLPGPLAISVVNCLAAIARKRPLHYSTVLTALLDFNPNFELMKGCHASSILYSIRTALLGFLRSTTPAIMEVAELL